From a single Kitasatospora sp. NBC_00458 genomic region:
- a CDS encoding transglycosylase family protein — MPPTAQLRRLLPVAVCTLAAAVLAAPAAHAAPPGPGGRTSANRGADIDWDRVAACESSGNWHINTGNGYFGGLQFDQPTWKESGGLAYAPRADLATREEQIAVAHHLAGKRGLAPWPVCGARAGRDGQRPLAPTSADAAEAADAVEAVEAVEASDAVGAAPGPSSDAAPDSEASGTPAGPPPADRPATWTVRDDDTLDSIADLLQLPGGWPALYERNRAALGDDPDLIRPGQQLALPL, encoded by the coding sequence ATGCCCCCCACCGCGCAGCTGCGCCGCCTGCTCCCCGTCGCCGTGTGCACCCTGGCCGCCGCCGTCCTCGCCGCCCCAGCGGCGCACGCCGCGCCACCGGGCCCGGGAGGAAGAACGAGCGCGAACCGGGGGGCGGACATCGACTGGGACCGCGTGGCGGCCTGCGAGAGCAGCGGGAACTGGCACATCAACACCGGCAACGGCTACTTCGGCGGCCTCCAGTTCGACCAGCCGACCTGGAAGGAGAGCGGCGGCCTCGCCTACGCACCCCGCGCCGACCTGGCCACCCGCGAGGAACAGATCGCCGTGGCCCACCACCTCGCCGGGAAGCGCGGCCTCGCACCGTGGCCGGTCTGCGGGGCCCGGGCGGGGCGGGACGGCCAGCGCCCGCTCGCCCCCACCTCCGCGGACGCCGCGGAGGCAGCGGACGCCGTGGAGGCTGTGGAGGCTGTGGAGGCTTCGGACGCCGTCGGCGCCGCACCCGGCCCCTCGTCGGACGCCGCCCCCGACTCCGAGGCCTCCGGCACGCCCGCCGGGCCGCCGCCGGCCGACCGGCCCGCCACCTGGACGGTGCGGGACGACGACACCCTCGACAGCATCGCCGACCTGCTCCAGCTCCCCGGCGGCTGGCCGGCGCTGTACGAACGGAACCGCGCCGCACTCGGCGACGACCCGGACCTGATCCGGCCCGGCCAGCAACTGGCCCTCCCGCTCTGA